A DNA window from Stutzerimonas stutzeri contains the following coding sequences:
- a CDS encoding DUF4892 domain-containing protein — MRSAWIAASVLISTAAVAADVTGSADLERLPRFAQAQIVDYRQSQVQERIYPQDSIRRISGNLRMATQVVVSGELTAVTYQLPSTHTGIEAFTQARGELLRQGAELLFWCEGRECGSSSLWANAIFGKSMLYGPEAQQAYLLTRLPDAENDLVALYGITRGNGRPYLHVEQLQSDEPLAAVLPTAATLLRQLRSTGELRLPRLADEPTAEWGALLANVMSLDSTTRVSLAGRGAAAWREALIVERIRGGRLEVDESQEPGLLIRLLR; from the coding sequence ATGCGAAGTGCATGGATAGCGGCATCGGTCTTGATATCCACTGCTGCCGTGGCCGCTGACGTTACCGGCAGTGCCGATCTCGAGCGGCTGCCACGTTTCGCTCAGGCTCAGATCGTCGATTATCGGCAGTCGCAGGTGCAGGAGCGTATCTATCCCCAGGATTCGATTCGCCGCATCAGCGGTAATCTGCGCATGGCCACACAGGTGGTTGTCTCGGGCGAGCTGACGGCGGTTACCTATCAGTTGCCGAGTACGCACACCGGTATCGAAGCCTTCACCCAGGCCCGCGGCGAGTTGTTGCGTCAGGGTGCCGAGCTGCTGTTTTGGTGCGAAGGCCGCGAGTGTGGTTCGAGCAGCCTATGGGCGAACGCCATTTTCGGAAAATCCATGCTCTACGGCCCGGAAGCGCAACAGGCCTATCTTTTGACCCGTCTGCCCGACGCCGAGAACGACCTGGTTGCCTTGTACGGGATCACCCGAGGCAACGGCCGACCCTATCTGCACGTCGAACAGCTACAAAGTGATGAGCCGCTAGCCGCGGTGCTGCCTACGGCGGCAACGCTGCTGCGGCAGTTGCGCAGTACCGGTGAACTTCGTTTGCCGCGTCTGGCTGACGAACCGACTGCCGAGTGGGGGGCTTTGCTGGCCAATGTAATGAGCCTGGACAGCACCACGCGCGTCAGTCTTGCGGGCCGCGGTGCTGCAGCCTGGCGTGAGGCACTGATCGTCGAGCGTATCCGCGGCGGTCGACTGGAAGTCGATGAGTCCCAGGAGCCGGGCCTGCTCATCAGGCTATTGCGCTGA
- a CDS encoding AI-2E family transporter: MLNNDRLLVQILLLGLLAACLWVLAPFASALFWAAVLAFASWPVMRLLTRWLHGNATLAAALLTFSWMVLVAVPLVWLGFNIADQIREANALLHDLQVEGLPPAPTWLAELPLIGDTLLGFWDTVDEQGTALIASIRPYIGQVANWLLVRSARIGGGMLELALSLVLVFFFYRDGPRLSAFIHSLLHRLIGGRADHYLELVAGTVQRVVNGVIGTAAAQAILAYIGFLIAGIPGALVLGLLTFACSFIMVPPLIWGPAVAWLAWQGDYGMAIFLGIWGMFVISGVDNVLKPYLISRGGNLPLVVVLLGVFGGILAFGFMGLFLGPTLLAVAYSLLGDWLIKEVPTMPSHESTVLTSEPREPLGQ; encoded by the coding sequence ATGCTCAACAATGATCGCCTGTTGGTGCAGATTCTGCTCCTCGGGCTGCTTGCCGCCTGTCTCTGGGTGCTGGCGCCCTTTGCCTCCGCATTGTTCTGGGCCGCGGTTCTGGCATTCGCCAGCTGGCCGGTGATGCGTCTGTTGACGCGCTGGCTGCATGGCAATGCGACGCTTGCTGCCGCGCTGCTGACGTTCAGCTGGATGGTGCTGGTAGCGGTGCCGTTGGTATGGCTCGGGTTCAACATCGCTGATCAGATCCGCGAGGCCAATGCGCTGCTGCACGACCTTCAGGTCGAAGGATTGCCGCCTGCGCCAACCTGGCTGGCGGAACTGCCGCTGATTGGCGATACCCTCTTGGGCTTCTGGGATACCGTCGATGAGCAGGGCACCGCGCTGATCGCCAGCATCCGTCCCTATATCGGGCAGGTTGCCAACTGGCTGCTGGTGCGCAGCGCGCGGATCGGTGGTGGGATGCTCGAGTTGGCGCTGAGCCTGGTATTGGTGTTCTTTTTCTATAGGGATGGGCCGCGTCTCTCCGCATTCATCCACAGCCTGCTGCACAGGCTGATCGGCGGGCGCGCCGATCATTACCTGGAGCTCGTTGCCGGCACGGTGCAGCGTGTGGTCAACGGAGTGATCGGTACGGCTGCAGCACAGGCAATTTTGGCGTACATCGGTTTTCTCATTGCCGGAATACCGGGTGCATTGGTGCTCGGACTACTTACGTTTGCCTGCAGCTTCATCATGGTGCCACCACTGATCTGGGGGCCTGCCGTCGCCTGGCTGGCCTGGCAGGGCGACTACGGCATGGCGATCTTCCTCGGAATCTGGGGCATGTTCGTCATCAGTGGCGTGGACAACGTGCTCAAGCCCTACCTGATCAGCCGCGGCGGCAACCTGCCGTTGGTGGTGGTGCTGCTCGGCGTGTTCGGCGGCATCCTAGCCTTCGGCTTCATGGGGCTGTTCCTTGGCCCGACCCTGCTTGCTGTTGCCTATAGCCTGCTGGGTGACTGGTTGATCAAGGAAGTGCCGACGATGCCGTCGCACGAGTCGACCGTGCTCACAAGTGAGCCGCGCGAACCGCTTGGCCAGTGA
- a CDS encoding hotdog fold thioesterase, protein MSIWQRQPDLEELHSNRKNTISELLDIRFESFDDASITASMPVDARTHQPYGLLHGGASVVLAETLGSMASYHCIDTSKFYCVGLEVNANHLRGLRSGRVTGVCRAVHLGRSTHVWDIRLSGEDGKPSCISRLTVAIVPLDKGNVAG, encoded by the coding sequence TTGAGTATCTGGCAACGTCAGCCCGACCTGGAAGAGCTTCACAGCAACCGCAAGAACACCATCAGCGAGCTGCTGGACATACGCTTCGAATCGTTCGATGACGCCTCGATCACTGCGAGCATGCCGGTCGATGCCCGTACCCACCAACCCTATGGCCTGCTGCACGGTGGCGCCTCGGTGGTGCTGGCCGAAACCCTCGGCTCGATGGCCAGTTATCACTGCATCGACACCAGCAAGTTCTATTGCGTCGGGCTGGAAGTAAATGCCAACCATCTGCGTGGTCTACGCAGTGGCCGCGTGACCGGTGTTTGCCGAGCGGTGCATCTGGGACGTTCGACGCATGTATGGGACATTCGCCTGAGTGGCGAGGATGGCAAGCCCAGCTGTATCTCCCGGCTAACCGTCGCCATCGTGCCGCTGGACAAGGGCAACGTGGCAGGCTGA
- a CDS encoding alpha/beta hydrolase produces MSVVFEEVRLSLPHLEVAAHLYGPDDGKPVIALHGWLDNAATFSRLAPQLQGLRIVALDLPGHGHSEHRPAGTAYNIWDYAHDVLQVAEQFGWQRFSLLGHSMGAIISVLLAGALPKRIESLALIDGAIPYTGEADSAPRKLGSALEALLAVDDKRKPVYISFDQAVEARMKGVGAVSREAAELLAQRGLMPVPGGYTWRTDARLMLPSAMRLTRAHALAFIAQVACPTRLVLAEQGLMNQPEMMELVAGFPFDVQRLAGGHHLHLDDEAGAQAVAAVFNAFFQG; encoded by the coding sequence ATGAGCGTGGTATTCGAGGAAGTCCGACTGAGTCTGCCGCACCTTGAGGTCGCGGCGCATCTGTACGGGCCGGACGACGGCAAGCCTGTGATCGCTCTGCATGGTTGGCTGGACAACGCCGCGACTTTCAGCCGTCTTGCGCCGCAGCTTCAGGGGCTGCGGATCGTTGCGTTGGATCTGCCTGGCCACGGGCATTCAGAGCATCGCCCAGCTGGCACCGCCTACAACATCTGGGACTACGCCCATGATGTGCTGCAGGTTGCCGAGCAGTTCGGCTGGCAGCGCTTTTCCTTGCTGGGGCATTCCATGGGCGCGATCATTTCGGTGTTGCTTGCTGGCGCGCTGCCCAAGCGCATCGAGAGCCTGGCGTTGATCGATGGAGCCATCCCCTACACCGGCGAGGCCGACAGTGCGCCGCGTAAGCTTGGCTCGGCGCTCGAGGCGCTGCTTGCGGTCGACGATAAGCGCAAGCCGGTTTACATAAGTTTCGACCAGGCGGTGGAAGCACGCATGAAGGGCGTCGGCGCGGTCAGTCGCGAGGCGGCCGAGCTATTGGCACAACGCGGTCTCATGCCCGTGCCAGGCGGTTACACCTGGCGCACCGATGCCCGCCTTATGCTGCCATCGGCGATGCGGCTGACGCGTGCCCATGCGCTGGCGTTTATCGCGCAGGTCGCTTGTCCGACCAGGCTGGTACTGGCAGAGCAAGGCCTGATGAACCAGCCGGAGATGATGGAGCTGGTCGCTGGCTTTCCCTTCGATGTGCAGCGGCTTGCCGGCGGCCATCATCTGCATCTGGACGACGAGGCGGGCGCGCAGGCAGTGGCTGCGGTGTTCAACGCCTTCTTTCAAGGCTGA
- a CDS encoding alpha/beta fold hydrolase, whose amino-acid sequence MSQRIFFAHANGFPSATYRKLFDALAPEYEVTHMDRHGHDPRFPVDDNWSNLLDELFEQLERLHEPVWGVGHSLGGMLHYRAALLRPELYHGVVMLDSPLPTWFDQTVIWAAKRLGFIDRLTPAGRTLGRREQFSSVEEARAYFAGKALFSSFDPECLEAYIEHGLEPVGEGMRLRFDPQTEISIYRSVPHLTPGWPPALKIPLAMVRGRDSRVVLPHHAYLLRLMARGEAHTLPGGHMFPFERPQQTADQLRELLGRWGRHAELSEGVA is encoded by the coding sequence ATGTCCCAACGTATCTTCTTCGCCCACGCCAATGGCTTCCCTTCAGCGACCTATCGCAAGCTGTTCGATGCCCTCGCGCCCGAGTACGAGGTCACGCACATGGACCGTCACGGCCATGACCCGCGCTTTCCGGTGGACGATAACTGGAGCAACCTGCTCGATGAGTTGTTCGAACAGCTCGAACGATTGCACGAGCCGGTCTGGGGTGTAGGGCACTCGCTCGGCGGCATGCTGCATTATCGCGCCGCGCTGCTGCGGCCCGAGCTGTATCACGGCGTCGTCATGCTGGATTCACCGCTTCCGACCTGGTTCGACCAGACCGTGATCTGGGCCGCCAAGCGCCTGGGCTTCATCGATCGGCTGACGCCGGCCGGGCGTACCCTCGGACGTCGCGAGCAGTTCTCCAGCGTCGAGGAGGCGCGTGCCTATTTCGCCGGCAAGGCGCTGTTCAGCAGCTTCGATCCTGAGTGCCTGGAAGCTTATATCGAGCACGGCCTGGAACCCGTCGGGGAGGGGATGCGCCTGCGTTTCGATCCGCAGACCGAGATCAGCATCTACCGTAGCGTGCCGCATCTCACCCCGGGTTGGCCGCCGGCATTGAAGATTCCTCTGGCCATGGTGCGTGGGCGCGACAGCCGTGTGGTGCTGCCGCATCACGCCTATCTGCTGCGGCTGATGGCGCGCGGCGAAGCACATACGCTGCCTGGTGGTCACATGTTTCCGTTCGAGCGGCCGCAGCAAACGGCCGATCAGCTGCGGGAGCTGCTCGGTCGCTGGGGCAGGCATGCCGAGCTTTCCGAGGGGGTGGCATGA